From a single Oceanobacillus kimchii X50 genomic region:
- a CDS encoding PTS fructose transporter subunit IIABC, giving the protein MAVTDLLRKDIMIMDLKSTDKQSVIEEMINNLHKYRVINDVDTFKEAILNREAQSSTGLGDGIAMPHAKTSSVKEPAVLFAKSSQGIDYDSLDGQPAHLFFMIAVPDGNNDTHLQTLASLSKLLMEPTFVEKLNAASTPEDVQQLFLNEAEENTPKEEIQKDNFQNDSNERPFVVAVTACPTGIAHTFMAEDALKKQAKKMNIDIKVETNGSDGAKNKLTSDDIQRANAVIVAASKKVEMERFNGKHVIERPVSDGIKKTEELLTKAINQDAPVYQGSSSSSKSENEENQSTSVWGKIYKDLMNGISHMLPFVIGGGIIMAISFLFESVLGSESEIFSFLNDLGGSAFNFLIPILAGYIAMSIADRPGLMPGMVAGLLAFNSDAGFIGGLVGGFLAGYIVVGLKYVFKGLPRSLDGLKPILLYPVFGLFFTGLFMYFIIGPIFSGLNGLMVDFLQGLGTGNAVILGALLGGMMAIDMGGPFNKAAYTFSIGIFTSTGDGSLMAAVMAGGMVPPLAIAVATTLFKNKFDEAERKSGVTNYVMGLSFITEGAIPFAAADPLRVIGSSVIGAAIAGGLTQFWNSAIPAPHGGIFVIPLAEGPLFFLLSLIIGTIITAIILGFWRKTVTK; this is encoded by the coding sequence ATGGCCGTAACTGATTTATTACGCAAAGATATTATGATTATGGATTTGAAATCGACGGATAAGCAATCCGTTATCGAAGAAATGATCAATAACCTTCATAAATATAGAGTTATCAACGATGTAGATACGTTTAAAGAAGCAATTCTTAACCGTGAAGCACAATCTTCCACTGGACTTGGTGACGGTATTGCTATGCCACACGCTAAAACAAGTTCAGTAAAGGAACCGGCTGTATTGTTTGCTAAAAGTAGTCAAGGAATAGATTACGACTCATTAGATGGACAACCAGCTCACTTATTCTTTATGATTGCTGTTCCTGATGGAAATAATGATACACATTTACAAACACTTGCTTCTTTATCCAAACTTTTAATGGAACCAACGTTTGTTGAGAAATTAAACGCTGCTTCTACTCCAGAAGATGTACAGCAACTCTTTTTAAACGAAGCTGAGGAAAATACTCCTAAAGAGGAGATACAGAAAGACAATTTTCAAAACGATTCGAATGAACGACCATTTGTTGTAGCAGTAACTGCTTGTCCAACAGGTATCGCTCATACATTTATGGCAGAGGATGCACTTAAAAAACAAGCAAAGAAAATGAATATTGATATTAAAGTGGAAACGAACGGCTCAGATGGAGCGAAGAATAAATTAACTTCTGATGATATTCAACGTGCTAATGCAGTTATTGTCGCAGCTAGTAAAAAAGTGGAAATGGAACGATTTAATGGCAAACATGTCATTGAACGGCCAGTAAGTGACGGTATTAAGAAAACTGAAGAACTTTTAACTAAAGCAATTAATCAAGATGCACCAGTGTATCAGGGATCATCTTCATCCAGTAAAAGTGAAAATGAAGAAAATCAATCTACTTCTGTATGGGGAAAAATATATAAAGACTTAATGAACGGTATTTCTCATATGCTACCATTCGTTATTGGTGGCGGAATTATTATGGCCATCTCTTTCTTATTCGAAAGTGTACTGGGTTCAGAAAGTGAAATATTTAGTTTCCTAAACGATCTTGGAGGTAGTGCTTTTAATTTCCTTATACCGATATTAGCAGGTTATATTGCAATGAGTATTGCTGACCGACCTGGCCTAATGCCTGGTATGGTAGCAGGGCTATTGGCTTTTAATAGTGATGCGGGCTTTATCGGTGGACTAGTTGGTGGTTTCCTTGCAGGTTATATCGTCGTTGGATTGAAATATGTATTTAAAGGTCTTCCCCGGTCCCTTGATGGATTAAAACCAATTTTATTGTATCCTGTATTTGGCCTATTCTTCACAGGATTATTTATGTACTTTATTATAGGACCAATTTTCTCCGGATTAAATGGTTTAATGGTGGATTTCTTACAAGGATTAGGGACTGGAAATGCAGTAATATTAGGAGCATTACTTGGTGGTATGATGGCTATCGATATGGGCGGTCCATTTAACAAAGCTGCATACACATTTTCTATTGGTATATTTACAAGTACAGGTGACGGTAGTCTTATGGCCGCTGTAATGGCTGGTGGTATGGTCCCGCCTCTAGCAATCGCTGTTGCAACTACATTATTCAAAAATAAATTTGATGAAGCAGAACGTAAATCAGGTGTTACAAACTATGTAATGGGGCTTTCCTTCATTACAGAAGGTGCAATTCCATTTGCAGCTGCAGATCCATTACGTGTCATTGGTTCTTCTGTAATAGGTGCCGCAATCGCAGGTGGACTTACACAATTCTGGAATAGTGCCATTCCAGCACCCCATG
- the pfkB gene encoding 1-phosphofructokinase, which translates to MIYTITLNPSIDFIVPVDQLKLGKLNYMNDEYKVPGGKGINVSRILQELSTSSTALGFIGGFTGKFIIDFLEKRNLKTDFISVSEDTRINIKLKSSEETEINGRGPSISNDKANKLLLQLEKITANDFVVMSGSKPPSLPTDFYEKAIKKVLAAGAQFAIDTTGDALMQSLAYQPLVIKPNKHELEELFGVSISTDEDVTKFGKKLLEKGAQHVIVSMGADGAILITNNGIYKGTSPSGTLRNSVGAGDSMIAGFLSIYLKSQNVLEAFKMSIAAGSATAFSYDLATRNKIDNLLSEIEVTIL; encoded by the coding sequence ATGATTTACACAATCACACTTAATCCATCCATTGACTTCATTGTACCAGTGGATCAATTGAAACTCGGAAAGTTAAACTACATGAACGATGAGTATAAAGTTCCTGGCGGAAAAGGAATTAACGTATCTCGTATCTTACAGGAACTTTCAACCTCCTCCACCGCATTAGGATTCATCGGTGGTTTTACAGGAAAGTTTATTATTGATTTTCTTGAAAAAAGAAATCTTAAAACTGATTTTATATCTGTGAGCGAAGATACAAGAATCAATATTAAATTGAAGTCAAGTGAGGAGACCGAAATTAATGGTCGAGGACCTTCCATATCTAATGATAAGGCCAACAAACTTCTTTTACAGTTAGAAAAAATTACTGCAAACGATTTTGTAGTTATGTCTGGAAGTAAACCTCCTTCTTTACCAACTGACTTCTATGAAAAAGCCATCAAAAAAGTGTTAGCAGCTGGCGCACAATTTGCAATTGATACAACAGGAGATGCATTAATGCAATCACTTGCTTATCAGCCGTTAGTTATCAAACCAAATAAACATGAGCTTGAGGAATTATTTGGAGTATCTATTTCAACTGATGAAGACGTCACTAAATTCGGAAAGAAACTGCTAGAGAAAGGAGCTCAGCATGTCATTGTTTCTATGGGAGCTGATGGAGCTATTTTGATAACGAATAATGGAATATATAAAGGTACTTCTCCAAGTGGAACATTACGTAATTCTGTCGGAGCTGGAGATTCTATGATTGCTGGTTTCCTTAGCATCTACTTAAAAAGTCAGAACGTACTTGAAGCATTCAAAATGAGTATAGCCGCTGGAAGTGCCACTGCTTTTTCGTATGATCTAGCAACCAGAAATAAAATTGATAATTTACTTTCAGAAATTGAAGTAACGATATTATAA
- a CDS encoding DeoR/GlpR family DNA-binding transcription regulator, with translation MLTDERHRQILKKLNESGVVKSLDLISDLNCSESTIRRDLAQLEEDGLLTRIHGGAKKHYSFDKEPTYQEKTIKNVQHKASIGKFAASLIEENDVIYLDAGTTTLEMIPYLPDISFTVVTNGIVHASMLTNKQIPSYLVGGKLKHSTNAIVGSSSLRQLKEYQFTKAFLGVNGIDLRYGCTTADPEEAAMKSSALQQASTAYMLADESKWNNVNFAKICNINDVIFITEKLTSLQEAFQLHTNILEAK, from the coding sequence GTGTTAACCGATGAAAGACATAGACAAATTTTAAAGAAACTAAATGAAAGCGGTGTAGTTAAATCTCTTGATCTTATAAGTGATCTGAATTGTTCTGAATCTACAATAAGAAGAGATTTAGCGCAATTAGAAGAAGATGGACTGCTTACTCGTATACATGGCGGAGCAAAAAAACACTATTCATTTGATAAAGAACCAACCTACCAAGAAAAAACAATCAAAAACGTTCAACATAAAGCTTCTATTGGAAAATTTGCAGCATCCTTGATTGAGGAAAATGATGTCATTTATTTAGATGCAGGAACAACCACTCTAGAAATGATACCCTATTTGCCAGATATTTCTTTTACTGTTGTTACGAATGGAATAGTTCATGCATCTATGCTTACAAATAAACAAATCCCTTCTTATTTAGTTGGTGGAAAATTAAAGCACTCTACAAACGCAATAGTTGGGTCAAGTAGTCTACGCCAATTAAAAGAATACCAATTTACCAAAGCATTTCTAGGGGTTAATGGCATTGATTTGCGATATGGATGTACTACTGCAGATCCAGAAGAAGCTGCCATGAAAAGTTCAGCACTTCAACAAGCATCAACCGCATATATGCTCGCTGATGAGAGTAAATGGAACAACGTTAACTTTGCAAAAATCTGTAATATTAATGATGTTATTTTTATTACAGAGAAACTTACATCCTTACAGGAAGCTTTTCAACTTCATACTAACATCTTGGAGGCAAAGTAA
- a CDS encoding PTS transporter subunit IIC, whose product MKQSTKKYIIDRMYKGSQGLANAVLVTLGIGLLIETFGTFTGWEGFITIGNAAQLMLAPAIGAGIAYQLGGNTLIIFSAMAASTVGANALAMTPDGAWVLTTGQPISAVLAAAVAIWIGKKVAGKTKLDMMSIPFSAIFVGGIAGVGLAAVTTPVLEEISRIIANSTVGSPLVTSVVIALIWSIFLMSPASSAALAIALQLDPVSSAAALIGCTAQFAGFTAMSLRQNNLGANIAQSFLTPKVQVPNIVKNPRLVAGPFLSSIICAPIAILVFDFQVPYELAGLGLNSFIAPLNILANQGPGVLLMYIVIGVVIPAVISVTVYHSLKSRGWAKTGDLHMEIQ is encoded by the coding sequence ATGAAGCAATCAACAAAGAAATATATTATCGATAGAATGTATAAAGGTTCACAAGGATTAGCGAATGCGGTGTTAGTAACATTAGGTATAGGCCTTCTAATTGAAACATTTGGTACATTTACTGGTTGGGAAGGATTTATTACGATTGGGAATGCCGCACAACTAATGTTAGCACCGGCAATTGGTGCAGGAATAGCCTATCAGTTAGGTGGAAATACACTAATTATATTTAGTGCTATGGCTGCTAGTACAGTAGGTGCAAATGCGCTGGCGATGACGCCTGATGGAGCCTGGGTATTAACCACTGGACAACCTATTAGCGCTGTATTAGCTGCTGCTGTAGCTATCTGGATAGGAAAGAAAGTTGCTGGAAAAACGAAACTTGATATGATGTCCATTCCTTTCTCTGCTATTTTTGTGGGAGGAATTGCAGGAGTCGGTTTGGCTGCAGTAACCACACCAGTATTAGAGGAGATTAGTCGTATTATTGCCAATTCAACTGTAGGATCACCACTTGTGACATCTGTAGTTATTGCACTTATATGGAGTATTTTCTTAATGTCACCTGCGTCATCAGCAGCGTTGGCGATAGCTTTACAACTTGATCCCGTATCTAGCGCAGCAGCGTTAATTGGGTGTACGGCGCAATTTGCTGGATTTACAGCTATGTCATTGAGACAAAATAATTTAGGAGCAAACATTGCACAATCATTTCTGACACCAAAAGTTCAAGTTCCAAATATTGTTAAGAATCCACGTTTAGTTGCAGGGCCTTTTTTATCATCGATCATTTGTGCTCCAATCGCCATTTTAGTATTTGATTTTCAAGTGCCGTATGAGTTAGCTGGTCTTGGTCTGAATTCATTTATTGCACCGTTAAATATACTAGCAAATCAAGGTCCAGGAGTGTTGTTAATGTATATCGTTATCGGAGTTGTTATTCCAGCGGTGATATCAGTTACTGTTTACCATTCGTTAAAATCAAGAGGGTGGGCAAAAACAGGGGACTTACATATGGAAATACAATAA
- a CDS encoding vWA domain-containing protein, which produces MYRFHESKVDTRLFMQLQDLTTVLSGNAQLQFENSYGSFVDIADNKITASRFWDKLDIETKTAGTKSDVLLRTVGTMMETHIPTMQTFKEDVSELMIPKFANQIITLLEDIRLEEIIRKNRPGSKQWFEKRHQFFQRYFQTQLQSNITRSYATDELFCMIYLLIHADGPDPSFPRVPQAQLDMLEKLKPYLYRVFEAKKTLDNTNLCLSIVRLIQAADYKDSIHEYFVFPIGHIEVYEKNTLFDELTRTDDVVNDDEQWLDEDDENEYFDETFSTWHRENKNENRNQNFLQFELEQGTKTNMMGGGARETEDADQAMASVQGSSVQSKQQDYSDKETLSKQEEQQSGSSGSEFGKENEDAVMLIEKADPPSLEHQEKYDQYLMEIDPYKRKLAKTIQLTLEHKRNFPRTELLFGRLSKKLLPIIVDESPRVFYKKEQESKEFDAVFTLLIDCSASMVNKMEETKRGVVLFHEVLKELRIPHEIIGFWEDANEVKANYQPNYLQYIHELKDSLYENNGAKIMQLEPQEDNRDGFSIRYITKQLMKRNEKNKFLLVFSDGEPAASGYDQNGILDTHQAVTEARKHHIDVIGMFLANGEIQEKNDTTMKNIYGKERIMIPHVEELPEHFTPLLKKLLLKAM; this is translated from the coding sequence ATGTATCGATTTCATGAATCCAAAGTAGATACGCGTTTATTTATGCAATTACAAGATTTAACTACTGTACTGTCTGGTAATGCTCAGTTGCAATTTGAAAATAGCTATGGCTCATTTGTCGATATTGCTGACAATAAAATTACTGCTAGTCGTTTTTGGGATAAATTAGATATAGAAACAAAAACAGCGGGAACAAAATCAGATGTACTTCTTCGTACAGTCGGAACAATGATGGAAACCCATATTCCAACAATGCAAACCTTTAAAGAAGATGTATCCGAGTTAATGATACCTAAATTTGCGAATCAAATAATAACACTATTAGAAGATATACGCTTAGAAGAGATTATTCGAAAAAATCGTCCAGGATCAAAACAATGGTTTGAAAAACGTCATCAATTCTTTCAACGCTATTTTCAAACTCAATTACAATCGAACATAACGAGAAGTTATGCTACCGATGAGCTTTTTTGTATGATATATCTTCTTATACATGCTGATGGACCTGACCCCTCATTTCCTAGAGTTCCTCAGGCGCAATTAGATATGCTAGAAAAATTAAAACCATATCTCTATCGTGTGTTTGAAGCAAAGAAAACATTAGATAATACCAATTTATGCTTGTCTATTGTTCGTTTAATTCAAGCAGCGGACTATAAAGATAGCATCCATGAATACTTTGTATTTCCCATTGGGCATATCGAAGTTTATGAAAAGAACACTTTGTTTGATGAGTTGACACGCACAGACGATGTTGTGAATGATGATGAACAATGGCTAGACGAAGATGATGAGAATGAATACTTTGATGAGACTTTTTCAACATGGCATCGTGAGAACAAAAATGAGAATAGGAATCAAAATTTCCTGCAATTTGAACTTGAACAAGGTACGAAAACCAATATGATGGGTGGAGGAGCTCGTGAAACAGAGGATGCTGATCAAGCCATGGCTTCTGTTCAAGGTTCTTCCGTTCAAAGTAAACAACAGGATTATTCAGATAAAGAAACCTTATCCAAACAAGAGGAACAACAATCTGGTAGTAGTGGTTCTGAATTTGGAAAAGAAAATGAAGATGCAGTCATGCTTATTGAAAAAGCAGACCCGCCTTCTCTAGAACACCAAGAAAAATATGACCAATATTTAATGGAGATTGACCCTTATAAACGAAAACTAGCAAAAACCATTCAATTAACATTAGAGCACAAACGTAATTTCCCAAGAACCGAGCTTTTATTTGGTCGACTATCTAAGAAATTATTACCAATCATAGTAGATGAGTCCCCTCGAGTATTTTATAAGAAGGAACAAGAATCAAAAGAGTTTGATGCAGTATTCACTTTACTTATTGATTGTTCTGCATCAATGGTAAATAAAATGGAAGAAACCAAACGTGGAGTTGTTCTTTTCCATGAAGTGTTAAAAGAATTACGAATACCACACGAAATCATTGGTTTCTGGGAAGACGCCAATGAAGTAAAAGCGAATTATCAACCTAACTATTTACAATATATTCATGAGTTAAAAGATTCTTTATATGAAAATAATGGTGCAAAAATTATGCAACTTGAACCACAAGAAGATAATCGTGATGGTTTTAGTATTCGTTATATCACAAAACAATTAATGAAGCGTAATGAAAAAAATAAATTCTTGCTCGTATTTTCCGATGGTGAACCTGCCGCAAGTGGGTATGATCAAAATGGGATTCTTGATACTCATCAAGCAGTAACAGAAGCAAGAAAGCATCATATCGATGTAATCGGTATGTTTTTAGCCAATGGAGAAATCCAGGAGAAAAACGACACCACGATGAAAAACATTTACGGAAAAGAGCGAATCATGATCCCTCATGTTGAAGAACTACCAGAACATTTTACTCCTCTTCTCAAAAAATTGCTTTTAAAAGCAATGTAA
- a CDS encoding ATP-binding protein codes for MNTDSLPQQIQQLVKNNQYKHEHFQDLIRDGGYMPPNEELIIDAITALSMGKNILLKGPTGAGKTKFAETLSSLFQQPMFSVNCSVDLDAESLMGFKTLSYENDKQTIDFVPGPVTNSMKHGTFLYIDEINMAKPETLPLINGVLDYRRTITNPFTNEIITAQEQFGVIAAINEGYIGTVPLNEALKNRFIVIDVPYIQGGQLKQLISNSTKLEDETLINLFVTLSKDLITAVEQGKLSEDAASIRALLDACDLTTFIPPKRAILRAIVDKLDEDREKAFVQNLADTLFD; via the coding sequence ATGAACACCGATTCTTTACCACAACAAATACAACAACTAGTTAAAAATAATCAATACAAACATGAACATTTTCAAGATTTAATTAGAGATGGTGGATATATGCCTCCTAATGAAGAACTAATTATTGATGCGATTACTGCTCTAAGTATGGGGAAAAATATACTTTTAAAAGGTCCAACTGGAGCTGGGAAAACTAAGTTTGCTGAAACACTCTCTTCTCTTTTTCAACAACCGATGTTTAGTGTTAATTGTTCGGTTGATTTAGATGCTGAGAGCTTGATGGGATTTAAAACATTAAGTTATGAAAATGACAAACAAACAATTGATTTTGTACCAGGTCCTGTAACTAATTCGATGAAACACGGTACGTTTTTATATATCGATGAAATAAATATGGCTAAACCAGAAACATTACCATTAATTAATGGTGTCCTAGATTATCGTCGTACGATTACTAACCCATTTACCAATGAAATAATCACTGCACAGGAACAGTTTGGTGTAATCGCAGCAATTAATGAAGGATATATAGGAACTGTTCCATTAAATGAAGCATTAAAAAACCGTTTTATTGTTATCGATGTTCCTTACATTCAAGGAGGTCAATTAAAACAACTAATATCTAATAGCACAAAGTTAGAAGATGAAACTCTTATCAATCTGTTTGTTACTTTATCAAAAGATTTAATAACTGCTGTGGAACAAGGTAAGCTATCAGAAGATGCCGCATCTATTAGAGCTTTGTTAGATGCATGTGATCTTACTACCTTCATTCCTCCAAAACGCGCGATACTTCGCGCAATAGTAGATAAACTAGATGAAGATCGTGAAAAAGCCTTTGTACAAAATCTTGCGGATACACTATTTGATTAA
- a CDS encoding D-2-hydroxyacid dehydrogenase has translation MTKRSIAINLNLDEQNLQAIQEVVPDWDIYTGKDIAEENLNKAEILVHWRESQANKYVNSNKLKWVQSWSAGVDYLDLDHLQKNDIHLTSASGVHAYPISETIFAYMLGFTRLIHTYIRQQQEKKWYHANLKAEIHEKTIGIVGVGEIGKETAKIAQAFGMKVLGVRHSGRDVDYVDEMYTPSDLSLVLERSDFVVVTLPLTKETHHMFGKEQFAKMKNSAFFVNIGRGSIVDETALISALQQKEIGGAGLDVFESEPLQSDSPLWEMDNVIITPHSAGATEYYTNRVIQDIFIPNLKSYLVKGAPTINVFQHNLGY, from the coding sequence ATGACAAAGAGATCAATTGCAATTAATTTAAATTTAGATGAACAAAACTTACAAGCAATTCAGGAAGTCGTTCCAGATTGGGATATTTATACCGGGAAAGATATAGCAGAGGAAAATTTAAATAAGGCAGAGATACTGGTACATTGGCGTGAATCACAAGCAAATAAATATGTAAATAGTAACAAATTGAAATGGGTTCAATCATGGAGTGCTGGAGTAGATTATCTTGATCTTGATCATTTACAAAAGAACGATATACATTTAACAAGTGCTAGTGGAGTTCATGCTTATCCGATTTCTGAAACGATATTTGCGTATATGTTAGGTTTTACACGTTTAATACATACGTATATTAGACAACAACAAGAGAAAAAGTGGTATCATGCAAATTTAAAAGCAGAAATTCATGAGAAAACGATTGGAATTGTAGGAGTAGGAGAAATTGGCAAGGAAACGGCTAAAATTGCTCAAGCATTTGGAATGAAAGTGCTAGGAGTACGTCATTCTGGAAGAGATGTTGACTATGTGGATGAAATGTATACTCCTTCAGATTTATCACTAGTTTTAGAGCGAAGTGATTTTGTAGTGGTCACGTTACCTTTAACAAAAGAAACACATCATATGTTTGGTAAAGAACAATTTGCAAAAATGAAAAATAGTGCATTCTTTGTCAATATCGGAAGAGGGTCGATAGTGGATGAAACTGCTTTAATTTCTGCTTTGCAACAAAAAGAAATAGGGGGAGCAGGACTTGATGTGTTTGAATCAGAACCGCTTCAATCGGATAGTCCATTATGGGAGATGGACAACGTAATTATCACACCGCATTCAGCTGGTGCGACAGAATACTACACGAATCGAGTGATACAGGATATTTTTATTCCTAATTTGAAGAGCTATCTTGTTAAAGGAGCGCCTACTATCAATGTGTTTCAGCATAACCTAGGATATTAA
- a CDS encoding metalloregulator ArsR/SmtB family transcription factor, translating to MQLDRIVNFHKTIGDKTRIRIITLLKQGPLHGQAIAGKLGLKPPTISHHLAKLKEIDIVYQRRDKNTIYFYLNEDKLERTALAITRLGGKEMLGNFDVTDQEKANVIKNFVDSKGRIEALPAQRKKKLIILEYMIRGLNHGETYKEKEINEYIMQYHEDYATVRRELVMNHFMFRRNGIYELNPIEMWPV from the coding sequence ATGCAATTAGATCGTATCGTTAATTTTCATAAGACAATAGGAGATAAAACTAGAATTCGTATTATTACTTTATTAAAACAAGGTCCGCTTCACGGTCAAGCAATCGCAGGAAAATTAGGGTTAAAGCCACCAACAATTTCTCATCATTTAGCAAAATTAAAGGAAATTGATATTGTTTATCAACGACGTGATAAAAATACCATCTATTTCTATCTAAATGAAGACAAACTAGAAAGAACGGCTTTAGCAATCACTCGATTAGGAGGTAAAGAAATGCTTGGGAACTTTGATGTTACCGATCAAGAGAAAGCAAATGTCATAAAAAACTTTGTAGATAGTAAAGGAAGGATAGAGGCTCTACCAGCACAGAGAAAGAAAAAGTTAATTATTTTGGAGTATATGATACGAGGATTAAATCATGGAGAAACATATAAGGAAAAAGAGATTAACGAATATATCATGCAATATCACGAAGATTATGCAACAGTGAGGCGTGAACTCGTTATGAATCATTTTATGTTTCGACGAAATGGTATTTATGAACTTAATCCAATAGAAATGTGGCCTGTGTAA
- a CDS encoding MFS transporter: MMIPKILYEESTYTMIFWSSILNGIGSRFAQVGSLALLYELTESGMALGILLSLQVLPTIVFAPISGYLADRFHKGNLLFWADLLRVPFALLPIVAVSTGQLWLLYFSALVISIGNAIYRPVRFAIIPEIVQKKNLVSVNGLEQNAIGITLVFGSLLGGLMGYFFDVIILFFFHSLFLLCAACLLWRLKKIGFYQRIKDVKPQTSFSEMSRLILNVALLRVLLIVFAVMPLANGIDNVVFNLIALDVFSQGNIGVGLIYGALGIGFVLSSFITKWIRGKYIIIAVVMIFFEGIGHLFLSQSYLFYQAILLAIMISFVGGISNICFDTVLMKILPKSKRGFLFGTFSMIQNSSMGIAMILAGFLTEWLSPLSSAFLVGVSYVIFALVFMIAFKQINIRHSLMKLKNIT, from the coding sequence ATGATGATTCCAAAGATTCTGTATGAAGAATCCACCTATACAATGATATTTTGGAGTTCTATCTTAAATGGAATCGGTAGTCGCTTTGCACAAGTAGGGTCATTAGCTTTGCTTTACGAATTAACTGAATCAGGAATGGCACTAGGTATATTGTTATCCTTGCAAGTCCTCCCGACTATTGTTTTTGCTCCAATTAGCGGTTATTTAGCGGATCGATTTCATAAAGGAAATCTATTATTCTGGGCAGATTTATTGCGAGTCCCCTTTGCGTTACTTCCAATAGTAGCTGTAAGTACGGGGCAACTTTGGTTATTATACTTTAGTGCATTAGTTATTTCTATTGGAAATGCTATTTACAGGCCAGTACGTTTTGCGATTATACCTGAAATTGTCCAGAAAAAGAATTTGGTTTCCGTTAATGGTTTAGAACAGAATGCAATTGGAATCACACTCGTATTTGGTTCATTACTAGGTGGGCTAATGGGTTATTTTTTTGATGTCATTATCTTATTCTTCTTTCATTCTTTATTTCTTTTATGTGCTGCGTGTCTCTTATGGCGTCTCAAAAAGATTGGCTTTTATCAGAGGATAAAAGATGTTAAACCTCAAACTTCTTTTAGTGAAATGAGCAGACTAATACTTAACGTTGCATTGTTACGTGTATTACTTATTGTATTCGCAGTGATGCCTCTCGCAAATGGTATTGATAATGTCGTTTTTAATTTGATCGCATTAGATGTATTTAGTCAAGGTAATATTGGAGTGGGACTAATTTATGGTGCGTTAGGTATTGGTTTTGTTTTGAGTTCGTTTATTACGAAATGGATTCGAGGAAAATACATTATTATCGCAGTTGTAATGATTTTCTTTGAAGGAATAGGACACCTTTTTCTAAGCCAATCTTACCTTTTTTACCAAGCTATTTTATTAGCAATAATGATTAGCTTTGTAGGGGGGATCAGCAATATTTGTTTCGATACAGTGTTAATGAAAATACTTCCGAAGTCCAAACGCGGTTTTTTATTTGGTACTTTTTCTATGATACAAAACAGTTCAATGGGAATTGCAATGATATTAGCAGGATTTTTAACGGAATGGCTTTCTCCACTGTCTAGTGCATTTTTGGTTGGAGTTAGTTATGTAATCTTTGCTCTTGTATTCATGAT